atcattgttgcataactttaaccgtttacgcagcgcacgcaacggacgctctcaaaactaataaactgtccccgtttttgcaacatgtttcattactgctccgcacctattggtcatagcgtgatgatatataacttagagcactccacaaacaaagggctatccaacgcaaaaatattttttcaatttgaaccggtagttcctgagattagccattactgctccgctcctaatgggtatagcgtgatgatatatatatagcctatagcactccacgaacaaagggctatccaacgcaaaaagattttttcagtttggaccggtatttcctgagattagccattaccgctccgctcctattcggtatagcgtgatgatatatagcctatagcgctccacgaataaagggctatccaacgcaaaaatattttttcagtttggaccggtagttcctgagattagcgcgttcaaacaaacaaacaaacaaacaaactcttcagctttatataatagtatagatttcagTTCActcataaaacattaaaactgtTCACTTACTGCCACGTGTATAGGGGTTCTCCTTAGCTTAATTCTatgatgtaaatattgttttcctataaaattagtaaatataccgtgttttgtatttgatgcgttttttatttcttaaccaTATAAGTTTtcttgaattatataaattttgtatgtcATTAGGAATtggttaaaataatacatataaataatattttaatgcccTTTATTACACAAATTCTTAGTTTAATTACAAACAAGACATTGTCTTAGACAGTATGGATAGAAAGGCCTTAAACATAGTACTACTTCAatcttcaatatattaaattagttcaACCGAACCAATCATTAATCCAAAGTATAATTATGCCATACCTCAGATCAAATGAAAAAAGTTTATAcgcacttatatattttttttatttatgggaCAACTAATGCGATTATAAAGTTGCTTGCTATTGAGATACCAGTGATTTGACGACTTGGCAACCGCAGCAATTCGATGGAGAGTGAGTAAGGAGATGGTGGGTGGAAACTTTTTAAGATGACAGAAGGGGAAGAGAACGAGAAATATTCGCGGCCTCTTTTAGCCTTTATACTGCACTGTGAGCTTTGGCCAGGGCAAATATCCCTCTAGAAATCAATTACTTAAAATCAGAGCCTAATACTAACACACCTCTAAAATGTCccttatacataaataaagaatactatatttttttatttaatatgtatcttATGTTAAACATACAAGAGAAAGAGAAGAAAGgtcattgtatatattttagtcaCATCATAGTAATAGACAATTCGAAAAATACCTAAAAATCTAACTTCATATATGAATAGACTTACGAAGAGTCTACACATTACCGAGATCTAACAActctttatttttagtttattttagaaCCAAGACTGACGTATGGACATGTTGTCCGTACTGATATGTCCGCGTGGACATTTTGTCCGTGTTGATATAATGCTGATGCCATGGTCATTTTTCCCGAGCGACACGCCTACAGTCCGGGCATGATGTACGCGATATTGTGCAGCGTGTCCTGCAGCAGGCGCGCCGGCGGTGCGATGGCGGGCACGGCGCGGCACACGCTCAGCAGCGGCGCCAGCGAGCACAGCAGTGTGTCCAGCAGTACCGACACTGAACCAGACACCGCGATCTGACCCTGCGAcacaacaattattatttcttgttcACATATACGTTCATGTTCACGTATACACATGCTGTGAGTCTCTCGGTGTCATTTTGTAATCAGTCACCGCTTACGgccttttaaaatttgtaacaaaaattttaagcTTTAATTCCAAGATCTTTGTAGTTAGTGCTAAATCCTTGAATCATATACATAGTGAAAGACGACACTTTACGTCAGGTGTAGAGGAGTCACTTGCCCATGCCATAAGAAGTATGAGGATTTATAGTTAGTggcatattaatataatcaagtgtcacatacctcatGCTCCTTAAGCCTGGCGCCGATGATGGCGAGGCTCTCTCCCAGCAGGCGCAGGTGGGCCGCCACGTCAGCCGCTCCACACCCTGTCACGCGGTACACGCCCGCCTGAGTCGATGAGCTACTTGATGCCGGCTGACAATAATGATCAAACATAGATATTTACTTATTGTACTGAATGGCAAGCATCTGGTTTAATGGTTTGTTTGAGAATCATCACAAACTTATAAATGCATTAGTAGACCTaaattggacgtagatacgcaataaggatccaacccacagtatggtcgaaaatgGGCCGAGTATGCTAGATTACTTTGGGTCTATAAGGTCTGTTtttcattagtaaaaacattttagtcaaaatatgttaatttcaactttttattaacaaaatacaaaatagaatatcaatatGATTTAAACTTTAATCTTAACTATCTCGAAAGTGTAATTTTGGGGACTGGATCCTTTTTGCGCATCTACATCCAATTACTATACCCATTATAAGATAAATCGGTCCAAGTATGTACTTACGACGAGTGCCTGCGAGTGTTGTGGCGGTGTgggcggcgtgggcggcgcgGCCTGTTGCTTGGGCGGCGCGCGGGCAGGCGGCCGGCCCGGGCCCGGGTGCGTGGGCCGGACAACTGCACACCACAACATATAAATTAGCCTACATAccatttatattgaaaatgcaaaatattatactaaatcgTAGTACTCTATTGAGGATGTAAACAGTCAAGTAACTATATAAGACAGTGATATAGGGGAGGGTAGTAGTAACCCTCAGaacgctttattttatttctatgtttgTATATGTCAAATGTACTTACTCGGGTTGGATATAATCTTGCTGGTGACTTGGTTGCTCTGTTCCTTCTGCATGGCGAACCTCTTGGCTTTACGCTTCCACAAGTAACGTTCATTGTAATTTACCTGGAACAATTAACACATgattacaattgtaatttattgtagaTGTATCTGAATGAGTTAGTTTTTTGTATGCCGTAACTATTGGCATTTATTCTGCAGCTGTTGTATAATGATAAAGTCGGCATATATCTAGCATTATTGAATATACTACATATAACTGTTTAATCTTCTTACATATTGTTCTCGGCAGTagttaggttatttttatttgcctttTTTTAAGAAGCTTAAAGAATGCGGTTGTAATTTCAAAATGTTGGTATGTTGAAATTACAACCGCGCAACCAAATAGGCGCGAGAAAATGGGTGGAAATAACTAGTGTATTAAAGAGCGCCTTTTCATTTGTTGCGGCGTAATCTGAAGTTTTCTTCTGTGCACTTTGTTCTTGATAGATTAACCTTAAGGCTGTCTTAAACTTGTCTATATACACCCTATATTTTTTACGGAAAAAAACGCGATATCTACCACCACCTGGGATtaatggaacggttatgttaATTTCACCGGCCTTACAGCCTAAAGTCGACACTCAGGAAGTATAGTCTGTATACACCCTGCTATAAactaattatatcaataatcaaTGTCCTGTAAACTTACATTGGACCACATCTCTCCGAGGCGTTTGGAGATGGCAGAAAAGTCCATGTCAGGGTGTTTCCTGAGCAGTTCGTTGCGCGCTTCTTTAGCCCACATCATGTACGCTGTAATGCGGGTTTTACCTTTTGAACAAATGGGAGAATTAGTAATAATACATATCTCATCATTGATCATGGGACTCCTCTACTATTggtttagaccttagtccatcacACTGAACCAGTGTagtttggcagacttcacataccttcgaaattcttatggataATTCTTAAGTATATTATCTGACAAACTTTTCAACCACCGTTAAAGtgaaagataattatttatatgtaatacaaGCATATCTTTGAAGACATAAATATCCTCTCGTtttaaagtaaagttaaatTCAGTTCACTCTCGAGTATCAACCGGAAGTCTTCAGTTGTTCGGTAAATCGTAATAGACTTGTAACCTAAGACCCAACATAGCTAACAACACATAGGTTTGAAGCGAGATTTAGATTAACAAGAAAACTTGTAGAAGTTGAAGTACTCAGTAAATTTTTACAGTGGAAAAAACCATGGTATGCTTACATCTACAAATTGTATCTTGCAAGACTTGCATCAAATGTATATAaatctattgaaatattgccgctagtcTAAATGCATATGCAAACTTTGAATTACACTACTGCCTTCTCTTGATAAGGGAAAAACTTGTCATACTATGTTTTATAGTGTAATTTAAACACATCTTACCCTTGTCCTTCCTCTGAGCCTTAGCCCTGCCCACCACTCGTCCATCTTTCACTATCAGTTTCTTCTTAGTGCTTTTCTCCATCATATACAAGGAATTGGCGGGAGTGCGCGTCGTGCCTTCGTCCGAGGCTGAACTGTCTGATTCCATGCTAAAAGGGGATGAGATATTGCTTAGATTTTTATTATCCAATGTTAGcaattatttagaataaattagtcacatattatacatattactttCTGTTATGCTTGAGTCACATAGCAAATGTGGTGGGACGACGACTCGATAATGGAGGTGAACAGTTATAATGTTCTAGTCAATATGTCGTATAGAGCCGTTGAACATTGCATTCAAACTTCGCATAGAGTGGAACGCCAGCGTTGCATCACTATCCTACTCTGTCCACTACTTGACGAAAGTTTAAATGTAAGCAGAAATTATTGAGTccaaatttatgttatttaatctTCGCATAACACTTTAATTGACATTAATGTCAACTAACTTCAACATGTATATTTCCTCAAAATAGtcaatacacataatataattaagtccATGCCTTGAGTTCTGGTTTAATACCAACTTGGTATTGACTATCCATCATCTCAACAATAAGCGATCACCACTTGAACAAATATCTTACCTGTCTGCATTATCGGCTGTATTCTCATAATAGTCTGATTCGCTCCCTGATGCCGTGCCAGCCTCCTCCATCCGCTGCGGAGGCGGTTCCTGATACGGTTCCTCATGGCGGAACGAGCTGTAAGTCTTCACAGGTGTCTGGCGACGGAACCGCGTCTCTATGTCGTCCGGAGACTCGAAATCCATCAGCTTTGAGCTCTTTTTACGGACGCGACCGCTGCGCGATACGCCAGTAACTTCGAGATCTGTGACATTGGTTTCATGAATGACTACAAAATATGGGCAAggcatttttgtttaataaaaataaggttgGGACAACCAAGAAGGTGATGGCGAGTGGCCTGGGTGCATTTGCACCAGAATAGAGAGAATTAGCAGGTGTTAACagaaatttgaaaaaagataGGTGACACCTTTGTAGTGTGAAATACATGagacttgaaaaaaattttatgagTTTAATGAAAGTCCTCTCATGTATACACatcaaaaataatgattttaggaaatattaaactaaatgcCAAATGCGATAGCTGCCAAAATACAGAAAGGAAAAACatgtatgcaatttttttaatatgataaaatgaTGAATTATTTTACCAAGGAGCTACTTCTAATACAATGGTACAATACTTATTTCATCTTACTCTTGTTAATCTTGGTATGTTTATTGACTATTCATTCTCTAGACCTTACTCTAGATCCTCAGATTGCATCATTCATGgcttttcaataatatttggtGCAAATGACAAATATTCTAACAGTGGAAAgaaattttagataaatatcaTGAAGAAAAACCTTAGTTTGTAGTCGGTTTCTCTTATCTAATTACTGATTTCCATCTTACTCACTTTCGACTTTTATTCTatacttaaactaaaaaataagtttcaCATCAAAACAGAATGCCGATAATTATTTACGCTTTTTCATCTTACCTTTACTACAATATTGACATTTCAGCGGATAAAATAGGACTTGCACGCTaaaatacgtataaaatatatcgatcTCTGCACAAACGTCTAAAAACCATTAAGAATGGATTTACATATAAGAAGCTGCTTTTTTAGAAGGTTACGTtgactttttaataaaactggTCTTTTGGCAATTACTACACTCCGAAGCACGCAAATATTTGAGCTGGATTGTCAGGGAATTTActaagttaattttttatttggccTGCAAATGTTCAGAAAGGATATTTCCGCGATCTGTCACTGTGGATCTCGTTTAGCGTATGATTCAAACGGGTAAAGCCGCGTACAATCCTTACACTTCATTATGGCAAATTGATTAGCATCCATTTACGCGCGAAATAAAGTTTTACcacataatattgaataaatatgaaCTTACCTTCTTGCATGATGATTTTTTTGCCGAAATTTGCTTGATAAACGTGATATTATGGCAAAATATGGGTTGAATTAGAtctaaaataggttttttataCGTCGCGTATcaagtagaaaatattttgatagataAGAGATTGTAACTTTTTAAACGTATATTCATTTAGAGATACTAGTCCTTTTGCCCGCCGATCAACCGTTCGGATTTGCGTTCGGatacatttacaaattactttacGTTTTTTGCTAGATGGTGtcacaatcaaaatatttttatatatctttgaatgtaggtaatattttcaccaatgaTCATCGTGTTGCCTGCAACTTTGCCCGCATAAAAAGTCCCTAAATTACTATACCTGTCCATAGTCTCATCTATAATTCTTAATTCTACGAGCAGCTATTTACAGTATATTTaacttttagtatatttaacttCACGAAATTATCTTCTTATATAGCCAGCTTAGAATCCGTCAGCTTTGTACTTATATTGTGGGCAGTGAACATCATTTAATGCGGGTGATCACTTGATCGTTCAATAACTTAATCTTAGTCTATTGCTGATTAATTATCTGTTGCAACTTATAAAAAGGTGCATATTGTGTCTTTTCATAATGGAATGCTTTCACCACTAGTAACAGACATagaggtgaaaaaaaaaaattaaacacaaaattgCAACAAACATATATTCAACACTGTTTTATATTGGAATCGTTTACAAATGCAGctgaaactataaaatatgtgCCCGTTCCTTacttagtattaaaaatattaaaaaataatgctgaAACGTTAATCGTAATGAAAATCGTTATTTTATCGATTATGCAGTGCTCaattaatcgattttaaaaaacTCTGTGgccactttgtacacatggtatttcatttgtataaacatttttgtttcataaacgGTTAACATAACATgttcatagtttattttttatgtaataatcatataataatatcataatatcgaTTATTTATCATCATAGATCACCTACTatctaaaaactaataaatataataatataagccaaATCCTAGCATCgataattttatcgataaaataaaataaattctcataTTAACTTtggtttctaaaaaaattatatataacaatttaagCACACCTAAATTCTTGTATCTTGAGTGACCACTACTATTCGAagtctaaaataataatgatgctGTATTTCGTAAAAAAAGGCAAGAAACATAGTCGATTTTTATAGAAATGAAAGCTCTAGTATTAGCTAAAAGAAATGGTCACCAAACATAAATTAGTAGGTGAAACGTAAATACAGACTCGCACATTTCTGCCACCTGTCGTGACCCAAGCTGCGACACGGCACAGCCTCCGCGCTGCGGTCAACGGCAACCGACAAACAATAGAACTATTGATCTGTTTTGTCTCTGGCCCAACCGAGATTTCAGCCTAAACTGTCGCCAGGCGTATTTTTAACCCTTCGAGGCTAGCTCAGTAGTAAACCTTACGATGTCATCAAGCCGAGGTAGCGGTGACCCGTCCCGCGCTGTACTTCTTCAGGGTTGAAGCGAAGTCTGACGAGTGCAACAAGGAATGCGCATACAAGGGCCCAAACGTCGCATACCCTATCATCGATCCGAGATGGTATAACTGTTTATCGGAACTCGAACTGACCCATCAGGCATTGACACAGCATCGAAAAGGATGCTGTATCGATGCTTCAACTAAAACGATGTGGTCTCCATTCCTCCGCTTATTTGTTCCCTCTGGAGCAGTTTGGTTTCCAAAGCAAGCGGAGTTACAAATTGATACAAATATCGCGTAGAGGGAATTTCCGATACTTTAGTATCGCCCGTGGGAGTCTTGCAAAGCTCCGCTCTTTCTCCTTCTCTTCTCGATTTACACAAGCGATTTTTCTAAATTACGAGACGCCCATCTAGCGCTCTTCTCATACGAcacggcgatctacgcttcacgtagagaCCCGGGTTAAGAGGTGCGCATTTTGCAGATCGCAGCCGATACGCTCGGTGCGAcgtttcgcaaatggcgcatcaaGATCAACCTCTCCAAAAGCCAGGCAAGTTCCCCCAACCCTTCTCATAGTTACTCATAGTACCCTCGTGGTTCTTTTACTCTTATGTGCAAAGGAATATGGTTAAGTTTTAATTAGCAATGACTTTATTCTCTCCATCACTCTGTCCATCTGCTGACATTATATCTACTAACTTATGTCTGTTGGTATGTTCATGAAAATTGTACGGCGGACAACACTTTACTCATAAATAAACTTTGTATTTTTGGAAGTTcctatgattttttaatatatttgtgacaAAATATGTGTCAAACTTTATTTCTCCATTGTATAAAAgtagaaaaattattgtttttaatggtAACATGACTCAAGCGTAGAAATAACaagcaaatattttgataaggAAAAATAATCTCTCTAATTTTGCAAGATTAAGTACTTCCAGTAATTCTTAGtggtattttatcattttacactgtagaataaatttcaaatactttAGTTAACTGAATACGGATTCCTTCCTCCCTTCCAGCTGACATGTTATGATTGCGTACTGACATAAAACTTTGCATTAAGTTAAATTTATAGTCTATGGTTTCATAAGGagtaaaaaaaagtacttgCAAGAAAAAGAAAccttaatttaacaaaacactTATCAAGCATTAACAAAAAAGTCACAGGAACTTCCTCCCCACCAAATCAACTGACCCTACCCAAGATATTGCTGAATATGATAGCAATGCAGACAACGATCCCTATCCCTGTCAATATCTGGTTGGGAGCCAGGTGTTGCTGCGCCAGGTCTCTGTCGCGGTCGGCCTCGTCCAGGTCCTGGTGGACTACTGACAGTGCCTTCGCTAGTTCAGCGTCGGACTTGGCACTGTTCTGTGAAGCTGCGACTACCAGTCGTTTAAGATCTCTTATTTGCTTCTCTGTTGATTC
The sequence above is drawn from the Manduca sexta isolate Smith_Timp_Sample1 chromosome 28, JHU_Msex_v1.0, whole genome shotgun sequence genome and encodes:
- the LOC115456214 gene encoding HMG box-containing protein 4 isoform X1, yielding MQEDLEVTGVSRSGRVRKKSSKLMDFESPDDIETRFRRQTPVKTYSSFRHEEPYQEPPPQRMEEAGTASGSESDYYENTADNADSMESDSSASDEGTTRTPANSLYMMEKSTKKKLIVKDGRVVGRAKAQRKDKGKTRITAYMMWAKEARNELLRKHPDMDFSAISKRLGEMWSNVNYNERYLWKRKAKRFAMQKEQSNQVTSKIISNPIVRPTHPGPGRPPARAPPKQQAAPPTPPTPPQHSQALVPASSSSSTQAGVYRVTGCGAADVAAHLRLLGESLAIIGARLKEHEGQIAVSGSVSVLLDTLLCSLAPLLSVCRAVPAIAPPARLLQDTLHNIAYIMPGL
- the LOC115456214 gene encoding HMG box-containing protein 4 isoform X2, whose amino-acid sequence is MDFESPDDIETRFRRQTPVKTYSSFRHEEPYQEPPPQRMEEAGTASGSESDYYENTADNADSMESDSSASDEGTTRTPANSLYMMEKSTKKKLIVKDGRVVGRAKAQRKDKGKTRITAYMMWAKEARNELLRKHPDMDFSAISKRLGEMWSNVNYNERYLWKRKAKRFAMQKEQSNQVTSKIISNPIVRPTHPGPGRPPARAPPKQQAAPPTPPTPPQHSQALVPASSSSSTQAGVYRVTGCGAADVAAHLRLLGESLAIIGARLKEHEGQIAVSGSVSVLLDTLLCSLAPLLSVCRAVPAIAPPARLLQDTLHNIAYIMPGL